One window of Alkaliphilus metalliredigens QYMF genomic DNA carries:
- a CDS encoding response regulator transcription factor, producing MVGSRILLVEDEKNLRKLVATYLKKEMVSVIEAADGKEALVLWEEEQYDLIIVDIMLPEYDGWTICKRIREKSNVPILILTARSEEHDKLFGFDLGVDDYMTKPFSVKELVARVKALLKRSNRQLSTETLIVQGLKVDKKGHQVFLQGERLMLTPKEYDLLLIFLHNQNQALSREVILDGVWGYDYYGDLRTVDTHVKRLRHKLKEMGEQIKTVRGLGYRFEVTK from the coding sequence ATGGTAGGAAGTCGGATTCTTTTAGTAGAGGATGAAAAAAACTTAAGAAAATTGGTGGCAACTTATTTAAAAAAGGAAATGGTCAGCGTAATTGAAGCAGCTGATGGTAAAGAGGCCTTGGTATTATGGGAAGAGGAGCAGTACGACCTGATTATTGTGGATATTATGCTTCCGGAGTATGATGGTTGGACAATTTGTAAAAGAATACGGGAAAAGAGTAATGTGCCTATATTAATATTAACAGCGCGAAGTGAAGAACATGATAAACTCTTTGGGTTTGATTTAGGGGTGGATGATTATATGACAAAACCTTTTAGTGTAAAGGAACTGGTGGCTAGAGTGAAGGCTTTATTAAAGCGAAGTAATCGCCAGTTATCAACAGAAACTTTGATAGTACAAGGATTGAAGGTAGATAAAAAAGGGCACCAAGTCTTTTTACAAGGTGAACGTCTTATGTTAACTCCTAAGGAATATGATCTGCTTTTAATTTTCCTCCATAATCAAAACCAAGCGCTATCTAGAGAAGTAATTTTAGATGGAGTTTGGGGATATGATTATTATGGTGATTTGAGAACAGTGGATACTCATGTGAAGCGGTTAAGACATAAATTGAAGGAAATGGGAGAGCAGATTAAAACTGTCCGAGGGCTAGGGTATCGGTTTGAGGTGACAAAGTGA
- a CDS encoding acyl-CoA dehydratase activase yields MISIGIDVGSVAAKAVAFNGEKIMATAIIPTGWSPKESGNRLLEEILNKSQLTLDEVHAIVGTGYGRVSLDFINKKVTEITCHGRGAHFINPEIRTVIDIGGQDSKVIRLNESGLVMDFLMNDKCAAGTGRFLQVMANTMEMDVSQLSETAGDAKPENINSMCTVFAESEVISLMAEGASKESIAAGLLQSVCNKTYSLVSRVGAEDQVFFSGGVSQNPLLKKYLSDKLGVEIQVSDLSQFIGAIGAAIIAYEL; encoded by the coding sequence TTGATTAGTATTGGAATTGATGTGGGATCCGTGGCGGCAAAAGCTGTGGCCTTTAATGGAGAGAAAATCATGGCAACAGCAATCATTCCAACTGGATGGAGTCCTAAGGAGTCAGGAAACCGGCTATTAGAGGAAATTTTGAACAAAAGCCAACTTACGCTAGATGAAGTTCATGCCATTGTTGGAACTGGCTATGGCCGTGTTTCGTTGGATTTTATTAATAAAAAGGTAACTGAAATTACTTGTCATGGGAGAGGGGCACATTTTATTAACCCTGAAATTAGAACCGTGATTGATATTGGGGGACAGGATAGCAAGGTCATTCGACTAAATGAAAGCGGATTGGTAATGGATTTTCTAATGAATGATAAATGTGCAGCTGGAACAGGGCGTTTTTTGCAGGTCATGGCCAATACCATGGAAATGGATGTGAGTCAACTCTCTGAAACAGCAGGAGATGCAAAGCCTGAGAACATTAATAGTATGTGTACTGTTTTTGCTGAATCAGAGGTCATTAGTTTGATGGCTGAAGGTGCTTCAAAGGAAAGTATTGCTGCAGGATTATTACAATCTGTATGTAATAAAACCTATTCCTTAGTGAGTCGAGTAGGTGCAGAAGATCAGGTGTTTTTTTCAGGAGGTGTTTCTCAAAACCCATTACTTAAAAAATACTTAAGTGACAAGCTGGGAGTAGAAATTCAAGTATCTGATCTTTCCCAATTTATTGGGGCTATTGGGGCTGCGATTATTGCTTATGAGTTATAA